The following proteins come from a genomic window of Trifolium pratense cultivar HEN17-A07 linkage group LG4, ARS_RC_1.1, whole genome shotgun sequence:
- the LOC123923078 gene encoding sugar transport protein 5-like yields MNFTIKIIKIIRTFSNFPRNFHSFSLKLATPLYHSEIAPPKWRGAFNSGFQLFIGKGVVAAVCIKYFTAKHTWGWRLFLGLAMVPAAVITIGAFFITDTPNSLVEHGNIDQARKALHKIRGFSIDIEPELEELIKWTEIAKSVQQEPFMTISERKYRPHLVMAFAIPFFQQLTGINIVAFYSPNLFQSVGLGNSGALLCAIILGLVNLASILLSAAFVDRFGRRFLFITGGILMLFCLIAMSAVLALVTGVDGTKNISKANAILVLVFLCFYAAGFGIALESMHIIWGKHWFWKRFVKEEVHNNNLP; encoded by the exons atgaATTTCACTATCAAGATCATAAAGATCATAAGA ACTTTCTCTAACTTTCCAAGAAATTTTCACTCATTTTCGTTAAAACTGGCCACACCACTATACCATTCTGAAATTGCTCCACCAAAATGGCGAGGAGCTTTCAACTCAGGCTTCCAATTATTTATTGGAAAAGGTGTGGTTGCAGCAGTTTGCATAAAATACTTTACTGCTAAGCACACGTGGGGTTGGCGACTCTTTCTTGGACTAGCAATGGTTCCTGCAGCTGTGATAACAATTGGAGCTTTTTTCATAACCGACACACCTAACAGTTTAGTCGAACATGGAAATATAGACCAAGCCAGAAAAGCATTGCATAAAATCAGAGGATTCTCCATTGATATTGAACCTGAGTTAGAAGAATTGATTAAGTGGACAGAAATTGCAAAATCAGTGCAACAAGAGCCGTTTATGACCATATCTGAGAGAAAATATCGACCTCATTTGGTCATGGCATTTGCAATCCCGTTCTTCCAACAACTCACAGGAATCAACATCGTCGCTTTCTATTCACCTAACCTCTTTCAATCTGTTGGTTTGGGAAACAGTGGCGCTTTACTTTGTGCCATAATACTTGGACTTGTCAACCTTGCCTCTATCCTGCTCTCTGCTGCTTTTGTTGATCGGTTTGGTCGAAGATTCTTGTTCATTACAGGTGGCATTCTAATGCTTTTTTGTTTG ATTGCAATGTCTGCAGTGCTAGCTTTGGTGACTGGTGTTGATGGTACAAAGAACATATCAAAGGCCAATGCAATATTAGTATTGGTGTTTCTGTGTTTCTATGCTGCAGGTTTTG GAATTGCTTTGGAGTCAATGCACATCATATGGGGCAAACATTGGTTTTGGAAGCGCTTCGTCAAAGAAGAAGTTCATAACAACAATCTTCCATga
- the LOC123882503 gene encoding protein HEADING DATE REPRESSOR 1 — MVMDDDALNGFSPVSTPKLSWKSRRRSASGRNLEVSPEDAPKTPPGKPEDIPPNVEMQDSTEVSELSERRKALFEPLEPIKNINGRRPSAESLLPPPDFESANYPKGWLIGKKRKLVNVDVVESMRRIAVQEMNRKDREIDGLNEQLEEDSRCLEHLQVQLVDERSKRARLERENNMLQEQVNMLMNMIQETEQMEDEGQEVGDQGQEEP, encoded by the exons ATGGTGATGGATGATGATGCTTTGAATGGATTCTCTCCTGTTTCAACTCCTAAGCTTTCATGGAAATCTAGAAGAAGATCAG CTAGCGGGAGGAATTTAGAGGTATCACCAGAAGATGCACCTAAAACACCACCCGGCAAGCCGGAAGATATTCCTCCTAATGTGGAGATGCAGGACTCAACTGAAGTTTCTGAGCTTTCCGAACGTCGAAAGGCCTTGTTTGAACCATTAGAACCTATAAAGAACATCAACGGCCGACGACCCTCGGCCGAGTCTTTGCTTCCTCCCCCTGATTTTGAGTCTGCAAATTATCCAAAGGGATGGCTGATCGGAAAGAAACGAAAGCTCGTCAATGTGGATGTTGTTGAAAGCATGCGAAGGATTGCAGTCCAAGAAATGAATAGAAAG GACAGGGAAATAGATGGACTAAACGAACAACTGGAGGAGGATTCGCGGTGTCTTGAGCACTTGCAAGTGCAGCTTGTGGACGAACGAAGCAAACGCGCTCGGCTAGAAAGAGAGAACAATATGCTTCAAGAACAAGTGAACATGCTTATGAACATGATACAAGAAACTGAACAGATGGAAGATGAAGGTCAAGAAGTGGGAGACCAAGGCCAAGAGGAACCTTAA
- the LOC123923080 gene encoding sulfated surface glycoprotein 185-like: MLLQNYDCPHSPPLATAPPIIPPATPPANPPAAPPPFLPPPFPPSPNPPPRFPHPPPPNPPPPNPPPLPPPPPNPPPFLIVTDSSCLCSFLLATITFLLFKLLETSMLPFPYEFPIINI, translated from the coding sequence ATGTTGTTGCAGAATTATGATTGTCCCCACTCCCCACCATTGGCGACTGCACCACCGATAATTCCACCTGCCACTCCTCCTGCAAATCCTCCGGCCGCTCCTCCTCCCTTTTTGCCTCCTCCCTTTCCCCCTTCTCCAAATCCACCTCCTCGCTTTCCTCATCCTCCTCCTCCAAATCCTCCTCCTCCAAATCCACCTCCTCTTCCTCCCCCCCCTCCAAATCCACCTCCTTTTCTTATAGTAACAGACAGTTCATGCTTATGTTCATTTTTACTTGCTACAATCACATTTTTGTTGTTCAAACTTTTGGAGACTTCAATGTTACCATTTCCATATGAATTTCCTATCATCAACatatga